A region of Toxorhynchites rutilus septentrionalis strain SRP chromosome 1, ASM2978413v1, whole genome shotgun sequence DNA encodes the following proteins:
- the LOC129762459 gene encoding uncharacterized protein K02A2.6-like has protein sequence MEYVPTDKFGNADVLSRLINHHAKPDEDFVVACTNLEDDLRSVAISSVSCLPLSFSMVQQATKTDPVLRKIHRFIRDGWPTSKSETQDIELWRFHDRQEGLSIVQECIMFGDRLVIPSIYRKRCLAQLHKGHPGMHRMKAVARSYVYWPGLDEEIASFVRSCPHCAAAARSPPKANPVPWPLPTAPWQRVHADYAGPLDGEFYLIVVDAYSKWPEIFATRHITTKATTKLLRPLFANKGMPELLVTDNGTQFKSEEFSQYCRENGIQHVTTAPFHPQSNGQAERFVDTFKRAVRKIQEGEGNIKQALDVFLLTYRTTPNANVSDGRSPAEAMYNRPLRTSMDLLRAPREQMPAICTEATSSQPRTFTAKDPVYAKVYANNKWTWVVEKIGKVMYNVRFNKKIIRSHINQLRSRAASEPDAEQMTQLKKQLPINILLNEWKLSCPASPAGLAATSPLLEQHVNPSSTTSPADMPLPFPAFCRIKSSSSSSSNSADFQSANDSSPAIKVPRRSSRNRRPPQWFQTYHRY, from the coding sequence ATGGAATACGTCCCGACCGACAAATTTGGAAATGCTGACGTGTTGTCCAGGCTCATCAACCATCATGCCAAGCCGGACGAGGATTTCGTCGTAGCGTGCACCAACTTAGAAGATGATTTGAGGTCAGTAGCGATAAGTAGCGTCAGTTGTTTACCTCTCAGTTTCAGTATGGTACAACAAGCAACCAAAACCGATCCAGTACTGCGGAAGATTCACCGTTTCATCCGAGACGGGTGGCCAACATCCAAGTCTGAAACGCAAGACATTGAGCTGTGGAGATTCCATGATCGTCAAGAGGGATTATCGATCGTCCAGGAGTGCATCATGTTCGGGGACAGGTTGGTGATCCCCTCCATTTACCGAAAAAGGTGCTTGGCTCAACTCCACAAGGGCCATCCAGGGATGCATCGAATGAAGGCAGTCGCACGCAGCTATGTGTACTGGCCGGGATTGGATGAGGAGATAGCCAGTTTCGTCAGATCTTGTCCACACTGCGCAGCAGCAGCACGGTCTCCTCCGAAGGCGAATCCTGTACCGTGGCCATTACCCACCGCTCCGTGGCAGCGTGTTCACGCTGACTATGCGGGTCCGCTTGATGGGGAATTCTACCTCATTGTCGTCGACGCTTACAGCAAATGGCCGGAAATCTTTGCAACCCGGCACATTACGACGAAAGCAACTACCAAGTTACTGCGTCCGCTCTTCGCCAACAAGGGAATGCCGGAACTTCTGGTTACAGACAACGGCACCCAATTCAAAAGCGAGGAGTTTAGCCAATATTGCCGTGAAAACGGAATACAGCATGTCACTACGGCGCCCTTCCATCCGCAATCTAACGGCCAGGCCGAAAGATTCGTCGACACTTTTAAACGTGCAGTCCGTAAAATTCAGGAGGGAGAAGGCAACATAAAGCAGGCTCTGGATGTTTTCCTTCTCACGTACCGGACTACACCAAACGCAAACGTGTCAGATGGGAGATCACCCGCCGAAGCCATGTACAATCGACCGTTGCGGACATCCATGGATCTGCTACGAGCGCCGCGTGAACAGATGCCAGCAATTTGCACCGAAGCTACTTCAAGCCAACCGAGAACTTTCACAGCAAAGGATCCTGTATACGCTAAGGTCTACGCGAACAATAAGTGGACTTGGGTAGTCGAGAAGATAGGCAAGGTGATGTACAATGTCCGGTTTAACAAAAAGATAATTCGATCCCACATCAATCAACTGAGGTCACGAGCAGCATCAGAACCGGATGCTGAGCAGATGACTCAATTAAAGAAGCAGCTACCAATCAACATCCTGTTGAATGAGTGGAAGTTGTCTTGTCCTGCATCACCTGCTGGGTTGGCAGCTACATCACCACTGCTGGAACAGCATGTCAATCCGTCATCAACAACGTCACCAGCGGATATGCCCTTGCCATTCCCAGCATTCTGTAGAATAAAGTCATCATCATCTTCGTCTTCAAACTCAGCGGACTTCCAATCCGCAAACGACTCGTCTC
- the LOC129762493 gene encoding uncharacterized protein LOC129762493: protein MEGQQNQPPNGHPQFRQQQLPSQAVPPGLNPGNSPPGHQQQYHQQPIFTQGMTADSVIVQILQHLQQQQAVTNQLLQQQREGTHQQQEALFRNAMSSINVSVPPNPEAILDSLAGNIKEFQFDPENHGTFAAWYARYEDLFAEDAHRLDDDAKVRLLLRRLGTNEHYRYVSYILPSTPKDFTFDVTVQKLTALFGTTESMVKKRYSTLTIAKTPTEDYVTLACRVNKMCVEFELKKMSEQQFKCLMFVCGLKGECDADVRTRLLVKIESDDVTLEAMIDECQRLINLKNDTAMIEGPSGQVQAIKGGSHHHQRKFQKRSTERWKGSPVPEEVKKVPATPCWNCGAMHYSKHCSFRNHRCNECVVYLHQCVTAIKIYSI, encoded by the coding sequence ATGGAGGGTCAACAGAATCAGCCTCCGAATGGACACCCACAGTTTCGTCAACAGCAGCTTCCTTCCCAAGCGGTGCCACCAGGTCTGAATCCGGGAAACAGTCCACCCGGTCATCAACAGCAGTACCATCAGCAGCCGATTTTTACCCAGGGAATGACGGCGGATAGTGTCATCGTACAAATTTTGCAACACCTTCAGCAGCAACAGGCAGTAACAAACCAGCTTCTCCAGCAGCAGCGTGAAGGCACACATCAACAGCAGGAAGCGCTTTTCCGGAATGCGATGTCATCAATCAACGTCAGCGTTCCCCCTAATCCagaagccatcttggattcgCTAGCTGGGAACATCAAAGAGTTCCAGTTTGATCCTGAGAACCACGGTACTTTCGCTGCCTGGTACGCTCGATACGAGGACCTCTTCGCCGAGGATGCACACAgactggatgacgatgctaaagtgAGGTTACTTCTGCGCCGCCTGGGAACCAACGAGCACTACAGATACGTGAGCTACATATTACCAAGTACGCCGAAGGATTTCACGTTCGACGTAACGGTTCAGAAGCTTACAGCACTATTCGGGACCACAGAATCAATGGTGAAGAAACGCTACAGTACGCTCACCATCGCTAAAACCCCGACTGAAGATTACGTCACTCTCGCGTGTCGGGTAAACAAAATGTGCGTAGAATTCGAGCTGAAGAAGATGTCCGAGCAACAATTTAAGTGCCTAATGTTCGTTTGTGGTCTCAAGGGTGAGTGTGACGCCGATGTACGTACCAGGCTGTTGGTGAAGATTGAGAGCGATGATGTCACCCTAGAGGCGATGATTGATGAATGTCAGCGGCTGATCAATCTAAAGAACGATACAGCGATGATTGAAGGTCCATCCGGACAGGTGCAAGCAATCAAAGGAGGTTCACATCATCATCAGAGGAAGTTCCAGAAGCGGTCAACAGAACGATGGAAAGGTTCTCCAGTGCCGGAAGAGGTGAAGAAGGTTCCTGCGACTCCGTGCTGGAACTGTGGTGCGATGCACTACTCGAAGCATTGCAGTTTCCGCAACCACAGATGCAACGAATGTGTAGTGTATTTACACCAGTGTGTTACCGCTATAAAAATTTATAGCATCTAG
- the LOC129762484 gene encoding uncharacterized protein K02A2.6-like: MDNFCNHISGVPVDVNSLQKAYPKLFSNTLGLCNKAKVELVLKESCRPVFRPRRPVSYAMLPTVDEELDRLERLNIISPVNYSEWAAPIVVVRKANGSIRICGDYSTGLNERLQSHQYPLPLPQDIFSKLTGCIVFSTIDLSDAFLQMEVDESSRRMLTINTHRGLYEYNRLPPGVKAAPGAFQQIIDTMLGGLSDTSGYLDDVIVGGKNAEEHQRNLHAVLQRIQEYGFTIRPEKCSFAKPQIRYLGFLLDRHGIRPDPAKIAAIMNMAPPQDLTGVRSFLGAINYYGKFVPSMRTIRYPLDELLKSSTSFIWTPECQQTFDKFKEILSSELLLTHYNPEQEIIVSADASSVGVGATISHKFPDGKVKVIQHASRALNAAEQRYSQPDR, from the coding sequence ATGGACAATTTCTGCAACCATATCAGTGGTGTACCTGTAGATGTAAATTCATTGCAGAAGGCGTACCCGAAGTTATTCAGCAATACATTGGGGCTGTGCAATAAGGCCAAAGTCGAGCTAGTTTTAAAGGAATCCTGTCGACCAGTTTTCCGCCCTCGTCGACCAGTTTCCTATGCTATGCTACCAACAGTTGACGAAGAGCTCGATCGTCTGGAACGGTTGAATATTATTTCACCTGTAAATTACTCCGAGTGGGCGGCTCCAATAGTGGTTGTTAGGAAGGCGAACGGCAGCATACGCATTTGTGGGGACTACTCCACTGGGCTCAACGAGCGGCTCCAATCTCATCAATATCCGCTCCCGCTTCCACAGGACATTTTCTCCAAACTGACCGGTTGCATCGTGTTCAGCACAATCGATTTGTCTGATGCTTTCCTGCAGATGGAAGTCGATGAGAGTTCACGCCGTATGCTCACAATAAACACGCACCGGGGGTTGTATGAATACAACAGATTACCACCCGGAGTGAAGGCAGCACCAGGGGCATTTCAGCAGATAATTGATACCATGCTGGGCGGACTTTCGGATACCTCTGGCTACTTGGACGATGTTATCGTCGGAGGCAAGAATGCTGAAGAGCACCAACGAAATCTGCACGCCGTTTTACAGCGGATTCAAGAGTACGGTTTCACCATACGTCCTGAGAAGTGCTCATTTGCGAAGCCACAGATTCGGTACTTGGGATTTCTGTTAGATCGTCATGGCATCCGCCCGGATCCAGCAAAAATTGCAGCCATCATGAATATGGCGCCACCACAGGACTTGACCGGAGTGCGTTCCTTCCTGGGGGCAATAAACTATTACGGGAAGTTCGTCCCAAGCATGAGAACTATCCGTTATCCGTTGGATGAACTTCTCAAGAGCAGCACATCATTCATCTGGACTCCGGAATGCCAGCAGACGTTCGACAAATTCAAGGAAATATTGTCCTCCGAACTCCTGCTCACCCATTACAACCCGGAACAGGAAATTATAGTATCAGCCGACGCATCATCAGTCGGAGTAGGAGCAACGATAAGCCATAAATTTCCTGACGGCAAGGTCAAGGTTATCCAGCATGCTTCTCGGGCACTCAACGCTGCCGAACAACGATACTCCCAGCCGGATCGTTAA